One genomic region from Drosophila busckii strain San Diego stock center, stock number 13000-0081.31 chromosome 3R, ASM1175060v1, whole genome shotgun sequence encodes:
- the LOC108602719 gene encoding Krueppel-like factor 16 — protein MSTINLHPPQTYSRLFRPWDTQRQANAATPPPVRAIKRERDSDALSIKHELPSNGSSSSNCCYSHHGQDSDRDCSSDSSSRSSSSKSSYEDGLNSSYTRTSTPLMDATPQPAFQAAPQPQAAAAAAAAASFMPASDLYYAAAAAAAAAASAPSAAFGMDPFTLGLMEQEYARVMAEDAQLKALNARKQRPKKFKCPHCDVAFSNNGQLKGHIRIHTGERPFKCDVESCGKTFTRNEELTRHKRIHSGLRPYPCSACGKKFGRRDHLKKHMKTHMPQERQLGPALFMPMYPYLYGY, from the exons ATGTCGACAATTAACTTGCATCCACCGCAAACATATTCGCGCTTGTTCCGCCCCTGGGATACGCAGCGTCAAGCCAACGCCGCCACACCGCCGCCGGTGCGTGCCATTAAACGTGAACGTGATTCAGATGCATTGAGCATTAAGCATGAGCTGcccagcaatggcagcagcagcagcaactgttgctataGCCATCATGGCCAGGATAGCGATCGCGACTGCAGCTCCGACtccagcagtcgcagcagcagcagcaaatccagCTACGAGGATGGCCTAAACAGCAGCTATACACGCACCTCCACGCCACTGATGGACGCCACACCGCAGCCAGCGTTTCAAGCTGCGCCCCAACCtcaagccgccgccgccgctgctgctgctgcctccttTATGCCTGCCAGCGATTTGTActatgccgctgctgcagctgctgctgctgctgccagcgcgcCCTCAGCTGCCTTTGGCATGGATCCCTTTACCTTGGGTCTGATGGAGCAGGAGTATGCGCGTGTTATGGCAGAGGATGCGCAGCTCAAGGCGCTCAATGCGCGCAAGCAGCGCCCGAAGAAGTTCAAGTGCCCACACTGCGATGTGGCGTTCTCCAACAATGGCCAGCTCAAGGGgcacatacgcatacatactG gTGAGCGTCCTTTCAAGTGCGACGTCGAAAGCTGCGGCAAAACCTTTACACGCAACGAGGAGCTGACGCGACACAAGCGCATACACTCGGGTCTGCGTCCTTATCCTTGCAGCGCCTGCGGCAAGAAGTTCGGTCGCCGTGATCATCTCAAGAAACACATGAAGACGCATATGCCGCAGGAACGCCAGCTGGGTCCGGCTCTCTTTATGCCCATGTATCCATATCTCTATGGCTACTAA